The following is a genomic window from Spiribacter sp. 1M189.
CCATTCCTGCAGACCGACGTGGCGATCAATCCCGGTAATTCAGGTGGCCCGCTGTTCAACCTCGACGGTGAGGTGGTCGGCATCAATTCGCATATCTACAGCCGCTCGGGCGGCTTCCAGGGCATCTCTTTCGCCATCCCCATTGAGCTGGCGATGGAGGTCGCGGATCAGCTCCGCGAGGGGGGTGAGGTCAGTCGTGCCTGGCTTGGCGTCGTGATTCAGGACGTCACCCGGGACCTCGCTGAATCCTTCGGCATGGATCGGCCCGAAGGGGCGCTCGTGGCACAGGTGCTACCGGATAGCCCGGCGGCGGCGTCCGGGCTGGAGCCGGGCGACGTCATCGTGGAATTCGATGGACGTGATGTGCCCACCTCGGGTTCGCTACCCCCGATGGTCGGCCGGGCGCCGGTCGGATCCACGGTCCCCGTGGTTGTGATGCGGGATGGTGGACGTGAGACGGTCGACGTGACGCTGGCGCAGCTGCCGGAAGATGCGGGTCAGCGGCGGACCGACGGCGGCAATGGCCAGTCGGGTGACTTCGAGGACCTGGGGTTGAGCGTCGAGCCACTCAACGCAGAACGGCGCGAGGCGCTCGGGCTTGAAGCGGATGTCGAGGGTGTTGTGGTGACCGGCGTCAGCGGCGGCCCGGCGGCGGAAGCCGGCCTGGAGCCGGGCGATGTAATCACCCGGGTCAACCGTGAGTCCATCGACAGTCTCGGGCAGTTTACGGACATCCTCTCCGGCATCGAGTCTGGCCGGAGTGTGCCGTTGCTCGTCCTCAGGAATCAGGGCCAGCGGTTTCTTGCCCTGCGTATGCCCTGATGGGTATCGTGTCGGACTGATGCGTCGGCCGTCGGCCGGCCGGGCCGCAGCAACATGCGTTGCTGCGGCTTCCTTGTTTCCGCAAGCGGCCTGAGCCGGGCCAGGACTTCATGCACCAGATCAGAAACTTCTCCATCATCGCGCATATCGATCATGGCAAATCCACGCTGGCGGATCGGCTGATCGAGCGTTCGGCGCACTTCCAGTCCCGCCAGATGAATGAGCAGATGCTCGATTCCATGGACCTTGAGCGGGAGCGGGGCATCACCATCAAGGCGCAGTCCGTCTCCCTGGACTATACGGCGGCCGACGGCCAGACCTACCAGCTTAATTTCATCGATACGCCTGGCCATGTGGACTTCTCCTACGAGGTCAGCCGCTCGCTCTACGCCTGCGAGGGGGCCTTGCTGTTGGTGGACGCCTCGCAGGGCGTGGAGGCGCAGAGCGTCGCTAACTGCTACACCGCGGTGGAGCAGGGTCTTGAGGTCATCCCCGTTCTGAACAAGATCGATCTCCCGTCGGCGGAGCCGGATCGGGTGATCCAGCAGATTGAGGAGATCATCGGGCTGGATGGCGCCGAAGTCGTGCCGATCAGCGCCAAGACCGGGGATGGTATCGATGATCTGCTGGAGGCGCTGGTGGAGCGTATTCCGGCACCGCAGGGCAACCCGGATGGCCCGCTCAAGGCGCTGATCATCGACTCGTGGTTCGATAACTACCTCGGCGTGGTCTGCCTGGTCCGCGTCTTCGACGGGGAGCTGCGCAAGGGCGACAAAATCAAGGTCATGTCCACGGGGCGTGAGTTCCAGGTGGACGAGCTGGGCATCTTCACGCCCCAGCGCAAGACCTGGGATTCGTTGAGCGCCGGTCGGGTCGGGTTCGTTGTGGCCGGCATCAAGGACATCGACGGGGCGCCGGTGGGTGATACGCTCACCCACGCGAAAAACCCCACCAGCGAGCCGGTGCCCGGTTTCAAGGTGGTTCAGCCGCGGGTATTCGCCGGCGTCTTCCCGACCAGTTCCGAGGACTATGAGGCGTTCCGCGACGCCCTCGGCAAGCTGCGACTCAACGATGCCGCCCTGCATTACGAGCCGGAGAACTCCGAAGCGCTCGGGTTCGGGTTCCGCTGCGGGTTTCTGGGGATGCTCCACATGGAGATCGTCCAGGAGCGCCTGGAGCGGGAATACGGCCTTGATCTGATCACCACGGCGCCCACTGTGGTCCATGAGGTGGTGGACAAGGAGGGAGAGGCTCACCTGGTGCACAACCCCTCCGAGCTCCCGCCGGTGAACGATGTCGAGGAGATCCGCGAGCCGATTATCCATGCCAGCATTCTGGTGCCCCAGGCTTATGTTGGCGCGGTCATCAAGCTCTGCGAGGAAAAGCGGGGTACCCAGAAGGGCATGCAGTACGTGGGCAACCAGATCGCCCTGGAGTACGAGATGCCCATGGGCGAGGTGGTGCTGGATTTCTTCGATCGCCTGAAGTCGGCCTCGCGTGGTTACGCCTCATTCGACTACGAGTTCCGCCGCTTCCAGCGCGAGCGGCTGGTGAAGCTGGATATCCTGGTCAATGGCGATCGGGTTGATGCCCTGTCGGTGATCGTTCACCGGGATCAGGCCGAGGGTCGTGGCCGCGAGCTCACGGAGAAGCTCAAGGAGATCATCCCGCGTCAACAGTTCGAGGTGGCGATCCAGGCCGCCGTGGGCTCCAAGGTAATTGCCCGCTCCACGGTGAAGGCGCTGCGCAAGAACGTGACGGCGAAATGCTATGGCGGCGACATCACCCGTAAGCGCAAGCTGCTCGAGAAGCAGAAGCAGGGCAAACGACGCATGAAGCAGGTCGGCCGCGTGGAGATCCCCCAGGATGCGTTCCTGGCGGTTCTGCAGGTCGATCAGGACAAATAGACGCGCAGGCGGGCCAACCAGGATGCTGGATTTCGAGCTGCTACTCGTCCTGCTGACCGCGGTCAGTGGGACCATCTGGGGATTTGATCGCTGGCGCCGACGACGGAGACCGGCCGATGCCCGGGTCTCCTGGTGGGTAGATCTCGGGCGATCACTCTTCCCCGTGATCATCATCGTGCTGGTCGTGCGCTCCTTCATTGTCGAGCCGTTCCGCATTCCCTCCGGTTCCATGCTGCCGACGCTCGAGGCCGGCGACTTCATTCTGGTCAACAAGTTCGGCTACGGCCTTCGCCTGCCGGTGAGCCATGATCTGATCGTGCCGGTGGGCAAGCCGGAACTTGGCGATGTCGTGGTCTTTCGCTATCCGGTGGATACCTCCCAGGATTACATCAAGCGCATTGTGGGTCTGCCCGGAGACACCATCACGTACACCGGCAAGCGCCTCGCCATCAACGGCGAGCCGGTGCCGATCGAGCGACTGGGCGAATGGAGCGGAGATGATGCATTCAATCTCTTCCGCGAGCGTCTGGGCGATGACTGGCATGAGATGATCGAGCACCGTGGTAGCAGTGGCCGCGGGTTCAGTTTTACCGTGCCGGAGGCGCACTACTTCGTAATGGGGGATAATCGCGACCGCAGCAGCGACAGCCGCTTCTGGGGGCCGGTGCCGCAGGAGAACCTTGTCGGCAAGGCCTTTTTCATCTGGCTTAGCTGGAATGGCGGGCCGAACTGGTCGCGGATGGGTGACGTCATTGAGTGATTGCAGGGAGCGCATTGCTGATGGATGACCTCCAACGCCTCGCCGAGCGGATCCAGTGGGACTTCGATGAACCGGCACTGCTTCAGCAGTCGGTGACACATCGCAGCTCGGATGGCCCGAATAACGAGCGCCTGGAGTTCCTGGGTGACTCCATTCTGAATTTCGTGATCGCCTCGGAAATCTTCGAGCGGCGCCCCGATCTGCGCGAAGGCGAGCTCAGTCGGCTGCGGGCATCCCTGGTCAACAAGAACGCGCTGGCGGATATTGCCCGGGACATCGCGCTGGGGCCCCATATTGTCCTCGGCAGCGGCGAGCTCAAGACCGGCGGGCGTCGTCGCGACTCCATCCTTGCTGACGCCCTCGAGGCCGTGATCGGTGCGGTCTATCTCGATGGCGGCTACGAGGCGGGCAGAGCCCTGGTACTGCGCCTGTTCAGCGAGCATCTCTCGCGCCTGCCCGACATGGAAGCGCTCAAGGATCCCAAAACCCGGCTGCAGGAATATCTGCAGGCGCGGCATCTGGAACTGCCGCATTATGACGTCAAGCATATTAGTGGCCGGGCGCATGAACAGACCTTCCGGGTCGTCTGCAATTGTGAGTCCCTCCAACTGGTCGGGCAGGGCGTGGCCGGCAACCGGCGCCAGGCCGAACAGGCGGCCGCGGATGACTTGCTCTCTAAAATCGCCGCCAGCGGAGCAACGATGAATGACAGTGCCGGAGTCACCGATGAATAAGCCACAGGCCCCTGACTCGCCGGGCACTCTGCCGGCCGGGTTTGTCGCGCTCGTCGGCCGGCCCAACGTGGGCAAGTCGACGTTACTCAATGCGCTGCTGGGCCAGAAAGTGAGCATCGCAACCCGTAAGCCCCAGACCACCCGTCATCGCATTCTGGGCATTCACCAGCGTGATGACGCACAGATCATCTATGTCGATACGCCAGGTCTTCATGATGGCGGTCGAACGGCCATGAACCGTTACATGAATGAGGCGGCGGGAAGCGCGCTCAGCGAAGTCGATGTCGTGGTCTTCATGACCGAGGCGGGCCGCTGGAGCGAGGCGGATGAGCGCGTACTGCGCCGTCTGAAGGAGACCAATGCGCCGGTGATCGCGGTGATCAACAAGGCCGATTGCGTGCGCGACAAGAATCGTCTCCTGCCCGAGATCGCTCGTATGGCGGAGCGGGGCGAATTCGCCGCGGTGGTGCCGCTATCGGCGGAGAAAAGAGACAACCTGGAAGCCCTCGAGGCAGCCATCATCGAGCATCTGCCGAGCAGTCCGCCGCTCTTCCCACGTGATCAGGTCACTGATCGAGACGAGCGCTTCATGGCTACGGAACTGGTTCGCGAGCAGGTCACCCTGATGCTTGGCGACGAGCTCCCCTACGCCAGCACCGTCGAGATCGAGGCCTTCGAGCAGGAGGGACGGCTGCGGCGGATCGCCGCGATCATCTGGGTGGAGCGTGTCGGCCAGCGTCGGATCGTCATCGGCGAGGGCGGCGAGCGCATCAAGCGCATCGGAGCGGCAGCCCGGCATGAAATGGAACGGCTCTTCGGCGGCCGCGTCTATCTCAAGCTCTGGGTCAAGGTCCGGGAAGGCTGGTCCGACGATGCACGGATGCTTCAGTCGCTTGGGTATACCCCGCAGGAATGAACGCCGGCCCGCGGGATGTGACGCTGGAGCCGGGTTTCGTCCTACACGCCCGACCCTATCGGGATACCAGTCTGCTTGTTGAACTGCTGACCCGCGATCACGGGCGCGTCGGCGTAGTCGCCCGCGGTGTCCGCAGCCGCCGCTCCCGTCTTGCCGGGTTGCTTCAGCCCCTCCAGCCGCTCGCCCTTTCCTGGCGCAGCCGCGGCGAGCTCGGCGCGCTGCGCGCCGCGGAGCCCGCCGGCAGACCGTTCCTGCTCCGGGGGCGAAGGCTGGTCAGTGGGCTCTATGCCAATGAATTGCTGATCCGCCTGCTCGGTCGCGAGGACCCCCATCCGGGGCTGTTCGAGCGCTATCTGGCCATGCTCGAGGGGCTGGCTGAGGGGGTTGCCGAGGCGGTCGCCCTGAGGGCGTTCGAGCGGGATCTCCTGGCGCTGCTGGGCTATGGCCTGCCGCTGGCGAGGGATACCCGCGACGCCCCGCTGGTGCATGATCAGTGGTATCGGTACGATCCCGCCCATGGCGCGACGCCGGTCGCCGGGCCTCGGGCCGGCGGTCTGGTGGTCAGCGGAGGCACGTTGCTGGCCCTTGCCAGCGAGCCACTCACCGAGGCGGCCGCCCGCGCCAGCCGCGATATCATGCGGGCCGCGCTGCAGCCGCATCTGGGTAATCGACCGCTTAAGACACGCGAGCTCTACAGCCGTTATACAGCCAGGGGAGAACAGGACCATGGCCCATCATCAGGGCAGCCTTGAGCCGTTACTCGGCGTCAACGTCGATCATGTGGCAAGCCTGCGTCGCAGCCGGGGCACCCGCTACCCCGATCCCGTTCACGCCGCCCAGCTCGCCGAACAGGCGGGTGCGGATGCCATTACGGTGCATCTTCGAGAGGATCGACGGCATATCAATGACCGCGACGTTGAACTGCTTGCGCAAACGCTTCAGACGCGCATGAATCTGGAGATGGCGGTCACCGATGAGATGCTCGCCATCGCCACTCACCTGCAGCCCACTGACTGCTGTCTCGTGCCCGAGCGTCGTGAGGAGCTCACCACCGAGGGCGGGCTGGACGTCGCCGGTGAGGTGGCGCGGTGCACGGGCGCCTGTCAGTTCCTTGCCGAGGCCGGCTGCCGCGTGTCGTTGTTCATCGACCCGGAGCCGGCGCAATTGCATGCCGCCGTGGAGGCCGGCGCGCCGGTGGTGGAGCTGCACACGGGTGCATTCGCGGAGGCCCGCAGCGACGCCGAGATCCATGCCGAATTCCAGCGCATCCACGAGGCCGCGAAGCTGGGTCATTCCCTTGGCCTGCAGGTGAATGCCGGCCATGGCCTGCACTACCACAACGTGGCGCCCATCGCCGCGCTGCCCGAGATCACCGAGCTCAATATCGGCCATGCCATTGTCTCTCGCGCGCTCTTTACCGGGCTGACCGAGGCGGTGCGTGAGATGAAGCGGCTCATTCGCGAGGCGCGGCATTGAGCATTGTCGGTATCGGCACGGATATCGTCGAGACAGTGCGCCTGGAGCGGATGCAGAGCGATCATGGTGAGCGCCTCGCTGCCCGCCTGCTGGCATCCGGTGAGCTCGCCGGATACCGGAGCGCTCTGTCAGCTGGCCCTTCTGCCG
Proteins encoded in this region:
- the pdxJ gene encoding pyridoxine 5'-phosphate synthase → MAHHQGSLEPLLGVNVDHVASLRRSRGTRYPDPVHAAQLAEQAGADAITVHLREDRRHINDRDVELLAQTLQTRMNLEMAVTDEMLAIATHLQPTDCCLVPERREELTTEGGLDVAGEVARCTGACQFLAEAGCRVSLFIDPEPAQLHAAVEAGAPVVELHTGAFAEARSDAEIHAEFQRIHEAAKLGHSLGLQVNAGHGLHYHNVAPIAALPEITELNIGHAIVSRALFTGLTEAVREMKRLIREARH
- a CDS encoding DegQ family serine endoprotease, translated to MPRMLIMAFVILTAMPAGSAIAQNLPEFTGLVRDNSAAVVNISTTQEIEAHQGGMPNIPGMPDPDELPEGHPFRDFMDRFMDEDGNGDPAPRRDSRSLGSGFILSEDGYILTNHHVVDGASEIVVRLNDRRQMTAELVGADDRTDLALLKVDGNDLPTVKTGESSAVEVGEWVLAIGAPFGFEHSVTAGIISAKGRSLPTENYVPFLQTDVAINPGNSGGPLFNLDGEVVGINSHIYSRSGGFQGISFAIPIELAMEVADQLREGGEVSRAWLGVVIQDVTRDLAESFGMDRPEGALVAQVLPDSPAAASGLEPGDVIVEFDGRDVPTSGSLPPMVGRAPVGSTVPVVVMRDGGRETVDVTLAQLPEDAGQRRTDGGNGQSGDFEDLGLSVEPLNAERREALGLEADVEGVVVTGVSGGPAAEAGLEPGDVITRVNRESIDSLGQFTDILSGIESGRSVPLLVLRNQGQRFLALRMP
- the recO gene encoding DNA repair protein RecO, with amino-acid sequence MNAGPRDVTLEPGFVLHARPYRDTSLLVELLTRDHGRVGVVARGVRSRRSRLAGLLQPLQPLALSWRSRGELGALRAAEPAGRPFLLRGRRLVSGLYANELLIRLLGREDPHPGLFERYLAMLEGLAEGVAEAVALRAFERDLLALLGYGLPLARDTRDAPLVHDQWYRYDPAHGATPVAGPRAGGLVVSGGTLLALASEPLTEAAARASRDIMRAALQPHLGNRPLKTRELYSRYTARGEQDHGPSSGQP
- the rnc gene encoding ribonuclease III; translated protein: MMDDLQRLAERIQWDFDEPALLQQSVTHRSSDGPNNERLEFLGDSILNFVIASEIFERRPDLREGELSRLRASLVNKNALADIARDIALGPHIVLGSGELKTGGRRRDSILADALEAVIGAVYLDGGYEAGRALVLRLFSEHLSRLPDMEALKDPKTRLQEYLQARHLELPHYDVKHISGRAHEQTFRVVCNCESLQLVGQGVAGNRRQAEQAAADDLLSKIAASGATMNDSAGVTDE
- the lepB gene encoding signal peptidase I; translated protein: MLDFELLLVLLTAVSGTIWGFDRWRRRRRPADARVSWWVDLGRSLFPVIIIVLVVRSFIVEPFRIPSGSMLPTLEAGDFILVNKFGYGLRLPVSHDLIVPVGKPELGDVVVFRYPVDTSQDYIKRIVGLPGDTITYTGKRLAINGEPVPIERLGEWSGDDAFNLFRERLGDDWHEMIEHRGSSGRGFSFTVPEAHYFVMGDNRDRSSDSRFWGPVPQENLVGKAFFIWLSWNGGPNWSRMGDVIE
- the era gene encoding GTPase Era, translating into MNKPQAPDSPGTLPAGFVALVGRPNVGKSTLLNALLGQKVSIATRKPQTTRHRILGIHQRDDAQIIYVDTPGLHDGGRTAMNRYMNEAAGSALSEVDVVVFMTEAGRWSEADERVLRRLKETNAPVIAVINKADCVRDKNRLLPEIARMAERGEFAAVVPLSAEKRDNLEALEAAIIEHLPSSPPLFPRDQVTDRDERFMATELVREQVTLMLGDELPYASTVEIEAFEQEGRLRRIAAIIWVERVGQRRIVIGEGGERIKRIGAAARHEMERLFGGRVYLKLWVKVREGWSDDARMLQSLGYTPQE
- the lepA gene encoding translation elongation factor 4, which codes for MHQIRNFSIIAHIDHGKSTLADRLIERSAHFQSRQMNEQMLDSMDLERERGITIKAQSVSLDYTAADGQTYQLNFIDTPGHVDFSYEVSRSLYACEGALLLVDASQGVEAQSVANCYTAVEQGLEVIPVLNKIDLPSAEPDRVIQQIEEIIGLDGAEVVPISAKTGDGIDDLLEALVERIPAPQGNPDGPLKALIIDSWFDNYLGVVCLVRVFDGELRKGDKIKVMSTGREFQVDELGIFTPQRKTWDSLSAGRVGFVVAGIKDIDGAPVGDTLTHAKNPTSEPVPGFKVVQPRVFAGVFPTSSEDYEAFRDALGKLRLNDAALHYEPENSEALGFGFRCGFLGMLHMEIVQERLEREYGLDLITTAPTVVHEVVDKEGEAHLVHNPSELPPVNDVEEIREPIIHASILVPQAYVGAVIKLCEEKRGTQKGMQYVGNQIALEYEMPMGEVVLDFFDRLKSASRGYASFDYEFRRFQRERLVKLDILVNGDRVDALSVIVHRDQAEGRGRELTEKLKEIIPRQQFEVAIQAAVGSKVIARSTVKALRKNVTAKCYGGDITRKRKLLEKQKQGKRRMKQVGRVEIPQDAFLAVLQVDQDK